One Mesorhizobium sp. B2-1-1 DNA window includes the following coding sequences:
- the gcvA gene encoding transcriptional regulator GcvA → MSRRLPPLNALRAFEATARNGSLTRAAQELSVTQGAVSRHLHQLENWLGTTLCLRLRRGVETTSEGAALAAVLRVAFDQIEAQTRRIQEKPEGNRLRIKLPPTFAIRWFVPRLARFHALNRDVDVQITTSHQQVDFDREEIDVCIHSGSEPPPGLYCRRLFGEIVLPVCSPGLIGSSSPLVEPKDLVRYVLLCSMHRPDDWPAWLHAAGVTTVDGNSGLKFENSALAYQAATDELGIVMAQRAFVEDDLRTGRLIAPFGLRVPTQGAYYLVYPRATRRTLLIRTFENWIVQQATELEEAADGAR, encoded by the coding sequence ATGTCGCGCCGACTTCCTCCCTTGAATGCCTTGCGCGCCTTTGAGGCGACGGCGCGCAACGGCAGCCTGACACGCGCCGCCCAGGAACTCTCAGTGACCCAGGGTGCGGTCAGCCGCCATCTGCACCAGCTTGAGAACTGGCTCGGCACAACCTTGTGCCTACGGCTCAGGCGCGGAGTAGAGACGACGTCCGAGGGGGCGGCTCTGGCTGCTGTGCTGCGCGTCGCCTTCGACCAGATCGAGGCGCAGACGCGGCGCATTCAGGAAAAACCGGAAGGCAACAGATTGCGCATCAAGCTGCCCCCGACCTTCGCCATCCGCTGGTTCGTGCCGCGGCTCGCCCGTTTTCACGCACTCAATCGGGATGTGGACGTGCAGATCACTACTTCGCACCAGCAGGTCGATTTCGATCGCGAGGAGATAGACGTCTGCATCCATTCCGGCTCGGAGCCTCCACCGGGCCTCTATTGCAGGCGATTGTTCGGGGAGATCGTGCTGCCGGTCTGCAGCCCTGGCCTGATTGGCAGCTCATCGCCTCTCGTCGAGCCGAAGGATCTGGTCCGTTACGTCCTGCTCTGTTCGATGCACAGACCGGATGACTGGCCTGCCTGGCTTCATGCCGCTGGCGTGACGACGGTCGACGGCAATAGCGGCCTCAAATTCGAGAATTCGGCGCTCGCCTACCAGGCGGCTACCGATGAACTCGGCATCGTGATGGCGCAGCGCGCCTTCGTCGAGGACGATCTGCGCACGGGACGCCTGATCGCACCCTTCGGTTTGAGAGTGCCGACGCAGGGCGCTTACTATCTGGTGTATCCGCGCGCGACGCGGCGGACGCTCCTGATCCGCACTTTCGAAAACTGGATTGTGCAGCAGGCGACCGAGTTGGAAGAGGCCGCCGATGGAGCTCGTTGA
- a CDS encoding DUF2200 domain-containing protein, protein MTKHRIYSMSFAKVYPLLVAKAEKNGRTKADVDEVIRWLTGYSQKALNGQIEKKTTYEDFFAQAPKMNPSRSMITGVVCGVRIETIEEPTMREIRYLDKMVDELAKGKVMDKILRA, encoded by the coding sequence ATGACGAAACACCGCATCTATTCGATGAGCTTCGCCAAGGTGTATCCCCTTCTCGTCGCCAAGGCGGAGAAGAACGGCCGCACAAAGGCTGACGTCGACGAGGTAATTCGTTGGCTGACAGGTTACTCGCAAAAAGCGCTCAATGGCCAAATTGAGAAAAAGACGACCTATGAGGACTTCTTCGCACAAGCGCCCAAAATGAATCCATCGAGGTCCATGATAACCGGCGTCGTTTGCGGAGTCCGGATCGAAACTATCGAAGAACCCACAATGCGGGAGATCCGATATTTAGACAAAATGGTCGATGAGCTCGCCAAGGGCAAAGTGATGGACAAGATACTCCGCGCATAG
- a CDS encoding lysozyme inhibitor LprI family protein yields MRIFMTLCVAAAALLLDAPQKAAGASFDCSRARLSVERMICADALLSDLDEKLYAAFQAIDGRKAPELVAAQKRWIKQRNKCTAPTCVSTLYRERIFELSQLGATAQAVPGSTAASASTTPAARLAGDARKQVLKLPSQNDIYVQNADVLVQLIQKLPRDIRDLRFFQNYDIRLRSYFQFLTADQQQRYSKVMDDWWQTTLKEIGGHPIAVSDITLLQLIAPNFPPERQAQLRELVGSALSSGPGPALTNADTLSIEDGVAVEPTDREIWEGTAPCAPKNTTYDFVVLGSIDKANSAYVMSRGDQQTIVRYAAKYDLTIGTIDLSEMSIIRNNDFVTLPKSANVELEDGGSTLAMHLAPSCEVRLQRKKFPEAVLQAISHAKADPAYVPAQGLPFCVSMLAWSHQIQTGAPKLDLTKNITTDPPMKLLIASAFHDSMTRKFLGRPLTTLDTRQKGDQEIWFRWTELARECLAHPLYFDDSPALVKIILPYLNHLGDEDGELAIISTVENRVKQVAQAGANFSATADGFMKLRAYVSPLEMQLEPVLMQVRQAVLKPLIDREAEIAIVAVHAEPPAKQGSPRPLDRLSVIADMIDALRSADQAAEVASAETVAIGIVNADLTEIIALGRTHVEYVGADIFSLSHLQQWKSKTENELGRFSEFASYKTAMQSASQEIDGVIPQVVAGLASVVTQATDIGEIGTISSAVAELQSGHSDVMTSPMWQAYMRGLDGWFAAHTTGSAAVAGTSPASHGQNVASIFHSPELKNRQLVGAIFDHDFLALRNDQADAFAAIVGMVRPINQACPGVPVAGGAVAWKSPQ; encoded by the coding sequence ATGCGAATTTTTATGACGCTCTGCGTCGCAGCCGCCGCTCTCCTTTTGGATGCGCCACAAAAGGCTGCAGGAGCAAGCTTTGATTGTTCTCGTGCGAGACTTTCCGTCGAGCGCATGATCTGTGCTGATGCATTGCTCTCCGATCTGGACGAGAAACTGTACGCGGCTTTTCAAGCGATTGACGGCCGGAAGGCACCGGAACTCGTGGCTGCTCAGAAACGTTGGATCAAGCAGAGAAACAAATGCACCGCTCCGACATGCGTTTCCACTTTGTACAGGGAGCGGATTTTCGAACTGTCCCAACTGGGTGCCACCGCGCAGGCAGTTCCAGGCAGCACAGCGGCATCTGCGTCTACGACACCTGCTGCAAGACTGGCGGGGGACGCTCGCAAGCAGGTTCTGAAGCTTCCGAGCCAAAACGATATTTACGTTCAGAACGCCGACGTGCTTGTTCAATTGATTCAAAAATTGCCAAGGGACATTCGTGATCTCCGATTTTTCCAGAATTACGACATAAGGTTAAGATCGTATTTTCAATTCCTTACCGCAGATCAGCAGCAAAGATATTCCAAGGTAATGGACGATTGGTGGCAGACAACCTTGAAAGAAATCGGCGGGCATCCCATTGCTGTTAGCGACATCACTCTCCTACAACTTATCGCGCCCAATTTCCCTCCTGAGCGTCAGGCGCAATTGCGCGAACTAGTGGGCAGTGCTCTTTCCTCTGGTCCCGGTCCCGCCCTTACGAACGCGGACACGCTATCGATCGAGGACGGAGTTGCTGTCGAGCCTACGGATCGGGAGATTTGGGAAGGCACTGCGCCGTGCGCGCCGAAGAATACGACGTATGACTTCGTTGTCCTTGGATCGATCGATAAGGCGAATTCCGCCTATGTGATGTCGCGGGGAGATCAGCAGACGATCGTGCGATACGCAGCAAAATACGACCTGACCATCGGCACCATCGATCTCTCCGAAATGAGCATCATCCGCAACAATGATTTCGTCACGCTTCCCAAATCCGCGAACGTGGAACTTGAGGATGGCGGATCCACGCTGGCGATGCATCTTGCGCCATCCTGTGAGGTGCGTTTGCAGAGAAAGAAGTTTCCTGAGGCGGTCCTGCAGGCGATCTCGCACGCTAAAGCCGATCCGGCATATGTACCGGCGCAAGGCCTTCCGTTCTGCGTGAGCATGTTGGCGTGGTCGCATCAGATTCAAACTGGCGCGCCTAAACTCGACCTGACCAAGAACATTACGACAGACCCCCCCATGAAGCTGCTGATCGCCAGCGCATTCCACGATTCGATGACCAGGAAGTTCCTGGGGCGTCCGCTGACCACACTGGATACGCGACAGAAAGGAGACCAGGAAATCTGGTTCAGATGGACGGAGCTTGCGCGCGAGTGCCTGGCTCATCCGCTCTATTTCGACGACAGCCCCGCGCTGGTGAAAATAATACTTCCGTACTTGAACCATCTAGGTGACGAAGATGGCGAATTGGCGATCATCTCCACCGTGGAGAACCGCGTCAAACAGGTGGCCCAGGCTGGGGCAAATTTCAGTGCGACGGCCGATGGCTTCATGAAATTGCGGGCATATGTCTCGCCGCTCGAGATGCAATTGGAGCCGGTGCTGATGCAGGTTCGCCAAGCCGTGCTCAAGCCCCTGATCGACCGCGAGGCGGAGATCGCAATCGTCGCCGTGCATGCGGAGCCACCGGCAAAGCAAGGCAGTCCAAGACCGCTCGACAGGTTGAGCGTCATTGCGGATATGATCGACGCCCTGAGAAGTGCGGACCAAGCCGCAGAAGTCGCTTCGGCTGAGACCGTCGCTATCGGGATCGTCAATGCGGATTTGACGGAGATAATCGCGCTCGGCCGCACCCATGTCGAGTACGTCGGGGCGGACATATTCTCGCTCAGCCACCTGCAACAGTGGAAGAGCAAGACCGAAAACGAGCTCGGGAGATTTTCAGAATTCGCTTCCTACAAGACCGCCATGCAATCTGCCTCGCAGGAGATAGACGGCGTAATTCCGCAAGTCGTGGCCGGGCTGGCGAGCGTCGTGACCCAAGCCACGGACATCGGCGAGATCGGGACCATATCGAGCGCCGTCGCGGAGCTCCAATCCGGCCATTCCGACGTCATGACATCTCCCATGTGGCAGGCTTACATGCGCGGCCTCGACGGATGGTTTGCGGCCCATACGACGGGCAGTGCCGCGGTCGCCGGGACATCACCAGCCAGCCATGGCCAGAATGTGGCTTCGATCTTCCACTCCCCCGAGTTGAAGAATCGGCAGCTTGTGGGGGCGATTTTTGATCACGATTTCTTAGCGCTCAGAAACGATCAGGCGGACGCCTTCGCCGCTATCGTGGGGATGGTCAGGCCGATCAATCAGGCCTGCCCGGGAGTTCCTGTTGCAGGAGGGGCAGTGGCTTGGAAAAGCCCTCAATAA
- a CDS encoding MFS transporter, translating to MREAEMHGSVQDVPPVINEARRGGMRQLAFISAMVSLVASFAVAAAPIPLYNTYRAEDGFTNAGISMAVVAYAIGTIASLLVLGRLSNHLGRRLTSIASLGLLLLGCLLLLNVRDIEILLAGRLLVGVGTGLASSSLTSYIVDAAPSRPEWLASVASSQGPMLGLTVGAIASGALVQFGPWPRDLIYLVCVGFLLLSGGLISISPETATLTPGAWRSLLPRVGVPAHVRHLLPVAAAVFLATWATGAFYQAFVPALVEDQLQTRSPLILGLVFAAYMTPSVLGAPIGGRFTSAVAQRVGMVIFLTGMIGVITAIAAGTLVFFIIATILAGAGQGIAISAATRGLLRGSTLADRAPIFSAIYLLCYSGAAFPSLISGKLSNTFSLPQIAVGYGGLALLATLFAVIGARNPHAYTTANDGSSRSIK from the coding sequence TTGCGTGAGGCAGAAATGCACGGCTCGGTGCAAGACGTGCCACCAGTGATCAATGAGGCTCGCCGGGGCGGAATGCGCCAGCTGGCTTTCATATCCGCCATGGTGTCCCTGGTCGCTTCCTTTGCCGTAGCGGCCGCTCCAATCCCGCTCTACAACACCTACCGGGCGGAGGACGGGTTCACCAACGCCGGCATCTCTATGGCCGTGGTGGCGTACGCCATCGGCACTATCGCCTCACTGTTGGTGCTGGGACGTCTGTCCAATCATCTGGGCCGCCGGCTCACTTCGATCGCTAGCCTCGGTCTGCTGCTGCTGGGCTGTCTGCTGTTGCTGAATGTGCGCGACATCGAAATCCTGCTGGCCGGTCGGCTCCTGGTGGGTGTCGGCACTGGGTTGGCCAGCAGCAGCCTGACTTCCTACATCGTCGACGCCGCGCCCAGCAGGCCAGAATGGTTGGCCTCCGTCGCCTCCAGCCAGGGACCGATGCTGGGCCTCACTGTCGGCGCCATCGCCTCCGGTGCTTTGGTCCAGTTCGGCCCTTGGCCACGCGACCTCATCTATCTGGTTTGCGTCGGCTTTCTATTGCTGTCTGGTGGACTCATCTCAATCAGCCCGGAAACCGCAACTCTGACCCCGGGCGCTTGGCGATCGCTGTTGCCTCGGGTGGGCGTACCGGCCCACGTTAGGCATCTGCTCCCTGTGGCGGCAGCGGTGTTCCTGGCCACCTGGGCGACCGGAGCCTTCTACCAAGCGTTCGTGCCTGCGCTGGTGGAAGATCAACTCCAGACCCGCAGCCCGCTCATTCTCGGATTGGTGTTCGCCGCCTATATGACGCCCAGCGTTCTCGGCGCTCCTATCGGCGGCCGGTTCACATCGGCGGTCGCCCAACGCGTCGGAATGGTCATCTTCCTGACCGGAATGATCGGCGTCATCACGGCGATCGCCGCCGGCACACTTGTGTTTTTCATCATCGCAACCATCCTTGCGGGCGCCGGCCAAGGCATCGCCATCAGCGCCGCGACACGCGGTCTGTTGCGCGGCAGCACGCTAGCCGACCGCGCACCGATCTTCAGCGCGATCTATCTCCTCTGCTACAGCGGCGCCGCCTTCCCCAGCCTCATCTCCGGCAAGCTGTCCAACACTTTCTCGCTGCCGCAAATAGCCGTCGGGTACGGAGGGCTTGCCCTCCTCGCCACCTTGTTCGCGGTCATCGGTGCACGCAACCCGCACGCTTACACGACCGCGAACGACGGCTCATCGCGGTCGATAAAATGA
- a CDS encoding glutathione S-transferase family protein: MISFYFHPTPNPAKVALFLEESELTYELVPVDTSKGEQHQPSFRAVNPNGKVPVIVDPEGPGGKKVRVFDSSAILLYLAEKTGRFLGQPADRGELLSWLFFLATGLGPFSGQAVHFQFAAPDGLDYAVNRYRREVERHYRVLDSQLVGRDYIVRSDYTIADMSAWGWIDRASRVMKGADDPLAPFPNVKRWFAAIDGRPAVARARAVGTDHEFKKVNDEETMRALFPSNYVAADG, from the coding sequence ATGATCAGCTTCTATTTCCACCCTACGCCCAATCCAGCCAAGGTGGCCCTGTTCTTGGAGGAGTCTGAGCTAACGTATGAGCTGGTGCCGGTCGACACCAGCAAAGGCGAACAACACCAGCCCTCATTTCGCGCCGTCAATCCCAATGGCAAGGTCCCTGTGATCGTCGACCCAGAAGGCCCAGGCGGAAAAAAGGTGCGGGTTTTCGATTCCAGCGCAATTCTGCTGTACCTGGCCGAGAAAACAGGCCGCTTCCTTGGTCAGCCCGCCGACCGGGGTGAGCTTTTGTCATGGCTTTTCTTCCTAGCAACAGGCCTGGGGCCCTTCTCGGGACAGGCTGTGCATTTCCAGTTTGCGGCTCCCGACGGCCTGGACTACGCCGTCAACAGATATCGCCGCGAAGTGGAGCGCCACTATCGCGTACTCGACAGTCAACTCGTCGGCCGCGACTATATCGTCCGGTCCGACTACACGATCGCCGACATGTCCGCCTGGGGCTGGATAGACCGTGCCTCACGTGTGATGAAGGGCGCCGACGATCCCTTGGCGCCGTTCCCGAACGTCAAACGCTGGTTCGCCGCAATCGATGGTCGGCCCGCCGTCGCGAGGGCGCGTGCGGTCGGAACGGATCACGAGTTCAAGAAGGTGAACGACGAGGAAACGATGCGTGCGCTCTTCCCGTCGAACTACGTCGCGGCCGACGGCTAG
- a CDS encoding Dps family protein, with translation MTTNVQELPNGERDEPAVRNSIATFAAKINQLLADALSLYLKTKNFHWHVSGPHFRDYHLMLDEQASDILDLIDPLAERVRAAGSRTIRSLGQAARLRTIADNDADGVAPVAMLAELMEGNLALAASMRLAHKLCDELDDVATASLLEGYIDAAEKRAWFLREAAQPH, from the coding sequence ATGACAACAAATGTCCAAGAGCTGCCGAACGGCGAGCGAGACGAGCCGGCGGTGCGAAACTCGATTGCGACCTTCGCGGCAAAAATCAACCAGCTCCTTGCTGACGCTCTGTCGCTCTATCTCAAAACCAAAAACTTCCACTGGCACGTGAGCGGCCCCCATTTCCGGGATTACCACCTCATGCTGGACGAGCAGGCGAGCGACATTCTCGACCTGATCGACCCACTCGCGGAGCGCGTCCGCGCGGCCGGCAGCAGGACGATCCGCTCGCTTGGGCAGGCGGCGCGGCTGCGAACCATTGCGGACAACGATGCCGATGGCGTTGCACCGGTCGCTATGCTCGCCGAGCTCATGGAGGGCAACTTGGCCTTGGCGGCTTCGATGCGGCTGGCGCACAAGCTCTGCGACGAGTTGGACGACGTTGCGACGGCAAGCCTTCTCGAAGGGTACATAGACGCCGCCGAGAAGCGCGCGTGGTTCTTGCGCGAGGCGGCGCAGCCGCACTGA
- a CDS encoding DUF1993 family protein: MSFSVYDITVPVMVHGLNVMDDYLDHAQALERSKGFDPGRILGERLTPSMLSFGGQFSVSCNKVDAHMAKLMQRHPPAPRTTAMMYPALKGRLVETRGFLQNVQPEEIAGAQSHTYELTPPIVRGWYGGDDYIRHLVLPDFFFHISIAHAILRRLGAAIGKRDYLGNLTQQSGGDYS, translated from the coding sequence GTGTCCTTCTCGGTCTATGACATCACTGTCCCTGTCATGGTACATGGCCTGAACGTGATGGATGATTATCTCGACCACGCTCAAGCGCTCGAGCGGAGCAAGGGATTCGATCCCGGGAGGATCCTTGGCGAACGGCTCACGCCCAGCATGCTGTCTTTCGGAGGACAGTTCTCCGTAAGCTGCAACAAGGTCGACGCGCACATGGCGAAGTTGATGCAGCGCCACCCGCCGGCACCCCGCACCACGGCGATGATGTATCCAGCATTGAAGGGGCGGCTCGTTGAGACGCGCGGCTTTCTACAAAACGTGCAGCCGGAGGAAATTGCCGGCGCGCAGTCCCACACATACGAGCTGACGCCGCCTATCGTGCGCGGGTGGTACGGCGGCGACGACTATATCCGGCACCTGGTTCTGCCTGACTTCTTCTTCCACATCTCGATTGCTCACGCGATCCTCAGGCGGCTCGGTGCGGCTATTGGGAAGCGCGACTATCTCGGTAACCTCACTCAGCAGAGCGGCGGTGATTACTCGTGA
- a CDS encoding N-acetyltransferase: MRRRRGRPAHIGVIRAVRPGYGSRLAHGVFEALQRDGKRAIAKCPFMSSYAAPHPEYGAFLDG, translated from the coding sequence ATTCGAAGACGGCGGGGTCGTCCTGCACACATTGGTGTCATAAGAGCTGTCCGGCCTGGGTACGGATCGCGGCTGGCGCATGGCGTTTTCGAAGCATTGCAACGCGACGGCAAAAGAGCGATCGCGAAGTGCCCCTTCATGTCTTCCTACGCCGCGCCGCACCCTGAGTACGGTGCGTTCCTCGACGGCTGA
- a CDS encoding NADP-dependent oxidoreductase: MKAIVVTDQAAGTAGMKLVQRPEPQAAINDVVVEIHASGFVPTELTWPSTWTDRVDGDRTPSIPGHELAGVVTALGYGTTGLSVGQRVFGLADWYRDGTLAEYVAMEARNLAPLPGDIDFTVGASLPISGLTAWQGLFQHGRLQAGQSVLAHGAAGAVGSMVTQLAREAGAYVIGTGRSADRQKALDFGTNEFVDLENDTLEDVRAVDLVFDVIGGDIQKRSAALIRAGGTLVTVVGPAETRPVEGLAVDFVVEADRAQLSEIVQRVRDGRLRTNIGKVAPLDEAIAAFNSTERRAGKTVIRVRP; the protein is encoded by the coding sequence ATGAAAGCGATCGTAGTGACGGACCAGGCTGCAGGAACGGCCGGGATGAAGTTGGTGCAGCGGCCCGAGCCGCAGGCGGCGATAAACGATGTCGTCGTCGAGATCCATGCGTCGGGGTTCGTCCCGACCGAGCTGACGTGGCCCTCGACCTGGACCGATCGCGTCGACGGCGACCGGACGCCATCGATCCCCGGGCACGAACTGGCCGGAGTGGTCACCGCCCTGGGCTACGGTACGACGGGACTGTCGGTGGGCCAGCGGGTGTTCGGCCTCGCCGATTGGTATCGCGACGGCACCCTGGCGGAGTATGTAGCCATGGAAGCGCGCAACCTCGCGCCATTGCCGGGCGATATCGACTTCACGGTGGGCGCTAGCCTGCCGATCTCGGGCCTGACCGCGTGGCAGGGACTGTTTCAGCACGGCCGTCTTCAGGCGGGGCAGAGCGTCCTTGCGCATGGTGCGGCCGGCGCCGTCGGGTCGATGGTGACGCAGCTCGCACGAGAGGCCGGCGCCTACGTCATTGGCACCGGACGCTCTGCCGACCGCCAGAAGGCGCTCGACTTCGGCACAAACGAATTCGTCGACCTCGAGAACGACACCCTGGAAGACGTGCGCGCAGTCGATCTGGTGTTCGATGTCATCGGCGGCGACATCCAGAAGCGGTCCGCGGCGCTGATCCGAGCCGGAGGCACGCTGGTGACCGTCGTCGGCCCGGCCGAGACGCGGCCCGTGGAGGGCCTGGCGGTCGACTTCGTCGTCGAAGCCGATCGTGCCCAGCTGAGCGAGATCGTCCAGCGGGTGCGGGACGGACGGCTGCGGACGAACATCGGCAAAGTCGCGCCCCTCGACGAGGCGATCGCCGCCTTCAACTCGACCGAACGACGCGCGGGGAAAACGGTCATCCGCGTTCGCCCGTGA
- a CDS encoding AraC family transcriptional regulator: MTTLDVTLVSLSECTLAAGAHLAVARAATSTIHYCFRGAGFILRDHETPIRLIPHTLVVVPPGRAMTITATEHPIALRNAGKHNNGGFTLGSSQRHTVGDGDPTLVLACGAFRATYGPALDLFASLATPIVERFDVHDQLDQVMTYAMAELAAQEVGGGPMSAALLKLVLLALLRRSLVSTNAWVERFSNLSDPPIARAFAEMASRPSAPHTVQSLSHAVGLSRSAFMARFSAAFEESPMSLLRRVRMRHAADLLAANALSVDQVALNAGYQSRSSFTRTFRRYYGSDPSEYRAKAQRAWSNSATPIEDAIEESDAA; encoded by the coding sequence ATGACCACTTTGGACGTCACCCTAGTCAGCCTGTCGGAGTGCACGCTTGCGGCGGGAGCCCACTTGGCGGTTGCCCGCGCGGCAACCTCCACCATCCACTACTGCTTTCGAGGCGCCGGGTTCATTCTCCGTGATCATGAAACGCCCATACGCCTGATACCGCACACGCTGGTAGTCGTCCCTCCTGGGCGAGCGATGACGATCACCGCAACGGAGCATCCGATCGCACTAAGGAACGCCGGCAAACACAACAACGGCGGCTTCACACTGGGGTCGTCTCAGCGGCACACCGTCGGAGACGGTGATCCGACACTGGTGCTTGCGTGCGGGGCCTTCCGGGCCACTTATGGTCCGGCGCTCGACTTGTTCGCCTCCTTGGCAACGCCCATTGTCGAGAGGTTCGACGTGCACGACCAGCTCGACCAAGTGATGACCTACGCGATGGCCGAGCTCGCAGCCCAGGAGGTTGGTGGAGGGCCGATGTCGGCGGCACTGCTGAAACTTGTTCTCCTCGCATTGCTCCGGCGCAGCCTGGTGTCGACGAACGCGTGGGTGGAGCGGTTTTCGAACTTGAGCGATCCTCCGATCGCACGGGCATTTGCCGAAATGGCCTCGCGCCCATCCGCGCCGCACACTGTCCAGAGCTTGTCTCATGCCGTCGGTCTCAGCCGCTCGGCTTTTATGGCTAGGTTTTCCGCCGCCTTCGAAGAGTCTCCAATGTCATTGCTCCGCCGCGTGAGGATGCGTCACGCGGCGGACCTGCTCGCGGCCAATGCGCTGTCTGTCGATCAGGTCGCCCTGAACGCCGGCTACCAGAGTAGAAGCAGCTTCACGCGCACTTTCCGCAGATATTACGGCAGCGACCCATCAGAGTACCGCGCCAAGGCGCAGCGAGCCTGGTCCAACAGCGCTACGCCGATCGAAGACGCGATCGAGGAATCCGACGCAGCCTGA
- the msrA gene encoding peptide-methionine (S)-S-oxide reductase MsrA — protein MAASTERAILAGGCFWGMQQLMRRLPGVVSTRVGYSGGDVKNATYRNRGTHAEAIEIIFDPSKTSFRDLLEFFFKIHDPTTPNRQGNDRGTSYRSAIFYTNDEQLRVAQDTIADVEASGLWPGKVVTEIYPAGDFWQAEPEHQDYLERYPNGYTCHFVRPGWKLPRRNAA, from the coding sequence ATGGCAGCGAGTACAGAACGAGCGATCCTTGCCGGCGGTTGCTTCTGGGGAATGCAGCAGCTGATGAGGCGTTTGCCCGGCGTCGTGTCGACACGGGTCGGATATTCCGGCGGTGACGTCAAGAACGCCACCTATCGCAATCGCGGCACGCATGCAGAAGCTATCGAGATCATCTTCGATCCAAGCAAGACGAGCTTCCGCGACCTGTTGGAGTTCTTCTTCAAGATACACGACCCGACCACGCCCAACCGGCAGGGGAACGACCGCGGCACGAGCTACAGGTCTGCGATCTTCTACACCAACGACGAACAGCTACGCGTCGCGCAAGACACGATCGCCGACGTTGAAGCCTCAGGACTGTGGCCGGGCAAGGTCGTGACCGAGATTTATCCCGCTGGCGATTTCTGGCAGGCGGAGCCCGAGCACCAGGACTACTTGGAACGTTACCCGAACGGCTACACCTGTCACTTCGTCCGGCCGGGTTGGAAGTTGCCGCGAAGGAACGCCGCCTGA
- the msrB gene encoding peptide-methionine (R)-S-oxide reductase MsrB: MPTYRKNPATVSKLTPEQHRVTQTDGTERPFANEYWGNKEPGLYVDVVSGEPLFASFDKSDSGTGWPSFTRPLEAANVVEKDDSSHGMTRTEVRSKHGDSHLGHLFPDGPLDKGGLRYCMNSASLRFIHRDQMESEGYGQYAKPVAKQEV, from the coding sequence ATGCCGACCTATAGGAAAAACCCAGCGACGGTCTCGAAGCTGACTCCGGAGCAGCACCGCGTCACGCAGACTGACGGGACCGAGCGCCCTTTTGCCAACGAATACTGGGGCAACAAGGAGCCTGGCCTCTACGTCGACGTGGTTTCCGGCGAGCCGCTGTTCGCATCTTTCGACAAGTCCGACAGCGGCACCGGGTGGCCGAGTTTCACGCGGCCTCTCGAGGCCGCGAACGTCGTAGAGAAGGACGACAGCTCGCATGGCATGACACGGACCGAGGTCCGCTCCAAGCACGGCGACAGCCACTTGGGCCACCTCTTCCCGGACGGACCGCTCGACAAGGGCGGGTTGAGATACTGCATGAACTCGGCCTCCCTTCGTTTCATCCACCGCGATCAAATGGAGAGCGAAGGGTACGGCCAGTACGCGAAGCCCGTTGCAAAACAGGAGGTCTGA
- a CDS encoding peroxiredoxin family protein has product MTAARTPPANRFQPTDPQFDAKRMPSQIDKTLAQIRSELLTRFSEADWASYNHLVGWLRDIDVVSYALKVGDAAPDFLLPDADGRLHSSDQLRRGGPLVLSFFRGDWCPFCTAELCALQAAKEEFESVGATLAVVTPETGQFPRQLKRSLGLDLKVLSDVDYGVALSYGILFRVPDEIKAHYSGLGFDFGARHGSPVWMLPIPATYIIDTEGRIRSASVEPDFTMRAEPAQILASLRRAASTS; this is encoded by the coding sequence ATGACCGCGGCACGCACGCCGCCGGCCAACCGCTTCCAGCCAACCGATCCGCAGTTTGACGCCAAACGGATGCCAAGCCAGATCGACAAGACACTCGCCCAGATTCGTTCGGAGCTGTTGACGAGGTTCAGCGAAGCGGACTGGGCGTCATACAACCACCTCGTGGGCTGGCTTCGCGATATAGACGTGGTATCGTACGCGTTGAAGGTCGGAGATGCCGCGCCGGACTTCCTCCTTCCGGACGCGGACGGTCGTCTTCACTCCTCCGACCAGCTGCGCCGGGGCGGCCCCCTCGTCCTGAGTTTCTTCCGAGGAGACTGGTGTCCGTTCTGCACCGCCGAGCTGTGCGCCCTTCAGGCGGCGAAGGAGGAGTTTGAGAGCGTCGGCGCAACTCTCGCGGTCGTGACACCCGAGACGGGACAATTCCCGCGGCAACTCAAGCGAAGTCTGGGCCTAGACCTGAAGGTACTGTCTGACGTCGACTACGGCGTTGCGTTGTCGTATGGCATATTGTTCCGGGTGCCTGACGAAATCAAAGCGCACTATTCCGGGCTCGGTTTCGACTTCGGTGCGCGGCACGGTTCGCCAGTCTGGATGCTGCCCATTCCCGCGACTTACATCATCGACACGGAGGGCCGGATCCGCAGCGCGTCCGTCGAACCCGACTTCACGATGCGGGCGGAGCCGGCGCAAATCTTGGCCTCGCTGCGCCGTGCCGCTTCCACGTCTTAG